The DNA sequence CTGGTTGTTCCTCTCCGACTGGTTGGGGAACTTTGCACTGGTCTGCTTTCTACTGGGAGCGATCTGGCTCAGTGCACAGCGAATGAAACCGACTGCTTGAAATTGGACTTCGATCTGTTGTATCTTGCAGGTACGGAAATCAGGATCACTCCTTTCTCTTTACCTTCGAGGCAAGTATGGCAACAAAGATTACCTGGCTGGGACATTCCTCCTTTCAGATTGAAACCAATGGTAAAACCATCCTCCTGGATCCCTTTCTGACAGGGAATCCCAGCGCGAGCGTCTCCGCCGATGCCGTCGAGGCTGATGCAATCATTGTCAGTCACGGGCACGGAGATCATGTCGGGGACACCGTTGAGATCGCGAAACGCACCAAAGCGCTGGTGGTTGCCAATTTCGAAATCATCGACTGGATGGGGAAACAGGGGATTGAAAATGTGCACCCTCAGCACATCGGTGGTTCCTATCAACATGAGTTTGGGACCGTCAAGCTGACAATCGCCCACCATGGGTCGATGCTGCCGGACGGAAGCAACGGCGGCAGCCCCTGTGGGATTCTCTTAAAACTGGAGGATGGGACGATTTACTTTGCCGCTGATACCGGTCTGTTTTACGACATGAAGCTGATTGGTGAAGAAGGCGTTGACCTGGCGATCCTGCCGATCGGCGATAACTTCACTATGGGACCGGAAGATGCAGTACGGGCGACGAAACTGATCGGACCCAAAAAGGTTATCCCCATGCACTACAATACCTGGCCTCTGATTGAACAGGACGCCGCTGCATGGGCTCATCAGGTACGAAGTCAGACCACGGCCGAACCGGTGGTATTGGAACCGGGTGGCTCCTGCGAGCTTTAGTCAGCGGGAGTCGAGGGGGCCTCTTCTTCAGGGAGCTCCAATCCCACCTGGATGTCATCCCCTTCGATTCGCAGTGGGTAAACGGGAACCTGTAATTTCGATTTGGGATTATCCAGCCAGGTGCCATCTTTGATACAGAATCGCCAGGCATGCCAGGGACAGGTAACCGCTCCCTCTTCGTCAACATAGCCGGTTGAGAGGGGCGCTCCCTGGTGAGGGCAGAAATCATTGATGGCAGTATACTGACCTTCTTTGAGGAAAACGGCGATCATCAGGCCTTCGAGATGATAAGCGCGTCCTTCTCCTTCCGGAATGTCGCCGACTTTGGCGATCGAATGGTAGGTAATCACAAATGGGCTTTCGTTATTTCTTCTGATATTTCCCAGGCGAAGCAGCCTGTCTGATTTTAGACAGTTTTCGAATCAGCTCACCCATCTGATGGCGATTCACTTTTTTACTCTTCGCGATTTGAGCAGCCTGTTTCAGGAATTTTTTGATCTGCTTTGGATCTTCATTCAAACGTCTCGCGATGGGATCGAGTACACGATGTTCCTCACCACGGAAATGCCTGAGGTTCAGTTCCGAAAACAGCTGCTTGATATACGCGAATAGTAAAGCACGCCCGTTGGCTTTTTTATAGTGTAAATTGCCGACGTTATCGGTATGCGAAACAATATTATGCCGGGGCAGAATGTGGGAAGAGAGGATCGGCCCGAAGCGATTGCTTCTCCACCAGCCGAAAATAAGCAGTGTGATCAGCAGCTGGATTGTCAGGGGGCGGAAGGTCGGGTCGATCAGCAGAGCGACGACTTTCGATGTTCCCGAAGCATTCAGTGATTCATCAACAACAAAATACTCGGGAGGTCCGGCAGCCTCAATGAGCCGAAATGCCGCAACGCTGCCGCCATCTACCATGGACTGATTTGAAAAGATTTCCGAGGAAGCGGAGACAACCACTGTTCCCAAGCCATGATGCAGCCGGACGGCCTGCTGGGTCTCTCCTGCAGTGACCAGAGCCTGACCCGTTGCGGAGGTAACCCGTGCATTGGTATCCCAGACGAGTGAAGGGACATCAGGAAACACGGTCGAGGCCTGGGTTTCGATCAGGTCATGTTCACCTTTTATCAGCAGGCTGAGATCGGATTCCTCTTTGTCTTCGTCATCCTCTTTTTTCTCAACACGCGGCATGTTTTCCCGTTCGACTTCATCGAGATATTCCACGCTGAGATTCAGCGGTTCCACCTGGAACTGCGGATGTTTTGGATTAGCTGAAATGACCAGTCGCCCGCCCTCTTCGACCCAGGCCAGCAGAGACGACCATTCCAGTGGACTGGGATAGCGGGCCGGGCCGAGGATGCAGACGGTTTCGTCATAATCAAGTGATTGCAGCAGGACGCTCAGAGGAGTCCGGTTGCGTTCTGTTTGAAACGATTCATGATCGAGCAGGAGATAAAATGCTTTTTTCCCACTGGCGGAGGAACTATAGGAATCGTCCAGCGCACCGGTACCGAACTCCGGAAACCAGAGGTGTAAAGGAAGTAGCAGACAGAGTGCGGCCAGCCAGAACCAGCCCGCATTTCTGCGTTCACGTTTCTTTCTGGAAGGCTGCTGCATAATGCTGGAGTGTACTTTCAAAGTGTTCTCGGGTTGCGACCCGACGGCCGAATCCCAGGGGTTCATAAGTGCGAATCATCTGACGCAGTGATTCGCCGGCCAGGCCATGAGGGCGTGCCGCACGCATATAATCGCGATAGGTTAATCCTTTACGGAACCGGATCCATCCCGAGCGTTCAATGAAGCTCATGGATCCATACAGTAGCTGGATGATAGCTTGATGGTAGTTACCTGATCTGGCGAGTTCCTGTGCCCGTTCGAGGTAAGTGGCTGCCGCTAATTCCGCGGGCGAGACATGCTCCTCCAGCACCATCTCCCCTTGCAACTGGGTTTTGTCGGATTTCATGTTGTGCTCTCTGGAAAGCTTAAAGCCAGTCACTGCTTTTACGAGCAGGAACAGAACCAGTAGACAGGCACAAATCACAGCAGCATACGACAGGTAGAGGAAAATCAATCCGGCAACACCGGAGATGGCAGAGGTATCATAGCTGCTCTGTGGGGGAGGATCTTTGATCCAGTCATCCAGATCTACGTCGGCTTCCTGAGCGAGTTCGCGTTCGCGGGTCAGATGTCGAAATTCAGGCCGTTTCAGAATCTCCTGCATGTCCTGCTTCAGCATCACCTGGTCAGGAGATGACAGATCGGTGTAATCATTTTCCTGCTGTGCAGCGAGAAACACCGGGGTCAGCAGGATGATTCCCAAACTGAGAATCAGGGAGACTTTGCACTGGAAGCGAACTCGAGAGGCTGTCATAACGAAACCTCCTTGAATGTCAGATTCTCAGAGACTTCGGTCATTCGGAGTTCCATATCCCAGCAGTCCAGTCGCACCCGCAGGTCGATATAAGTAAAGAACCAGGCCAGGCGGCCAATGGGATAGACCAGCAGGATGAATGCCGTCAGCATGGCCAGCACGCGGGGGTCTGTCGTCATCAGCAGCATGATATTGATCAGTGTATCATCGGCGGTTTTCGGGTCCAGCAGATATGGGATCTGTCCAATCAGGATCGGGAACTCCAGCAGGGTGTAGCAGAGGTAGTCGAAGGTGATAAACAGGATCAGCGTCAGGATGTAGCAGAAGAGAAAGATGGCCAGTCCCCGGCCAAAGAGTGAGCCGAAGTTGGTCTTGATCAGGTCTTTTGTGCGATGATCGTGCGAGGCATCTTCCTGCGAGGCCACACCTGCAAAATCCAGAACGGCCTGTTCGACCCGGAATCCGCTGCGTACCAGAATCCAGATACCGGGAAAGAAACAGTAGATGAATCCCAGCAGGCCGAGCATATTGCCGGAAAAAAAGAGCAGGGCAGGTCCGATAAAGAACAGAGCTCTCTCTGCCAGGCAGAGCAGCATCAAAGGAATCATCCGGAACTGGAACTGGCGTCTCAGGCTTCCCATGCCTGGAGTGTTTCCGAACGCAAACAGGGCTGAATTCCAGGTGAGCAAGACCCCCAGCGGTGATGAAGCAAAGAAGGCCACGGTCAGTGCCATCCGCAGGTCCAGCAGAAAATAATAGCTGAGACAATACACGAGGGTGCAGGCCGGGATTGCGATGATCGCCCAGAGTTTGAGGATCGGGATCAGGAACCGTCCGTAGAAACGGATCGCGAGGTCCAGACAACTGCTGGCCTTCCG is a window from the Gimesia benthica genome containing:
- a CDS encoding metal-dependent hydrolase, encoding MATKITWLGHSSFQIETNGKTILLDPFLTGNPSASVSADAVEADAIIVSHGHGDHVGDTVEIAKRTKALVVANFEIIDWMGKQGIENVHPQHIGGSYQHEFGTVKLTIAHHGSMLPDGSNGGSPCGILLKLEDGTIYFAADTGLFYDMKLIGEEGVDLAILPIGDNFTMGPEDAVRATKLIGPKKVIPMHYNTWPLIEQDAAAWAHQVRSQTTAEPVVLEPGGSCEL
- a CDS encoding Rieske (2Fe-2S) protein; this translates as MITYHSIAKVGDIPEGEGRAYHLEGLMIAVFLKEGQYTAINDFCPHQGAPLSTGYVDEEGAVTCPWHAWRFCIKDGTWLDNPKSKLQVPVYPLRIEGDDIQVGLELPEEEAPSTPAD
- a CDS encoding DUF4350 domain-containing protein, giving the protein MQQPSRKKRERRNAGWFWLAALCLLLPLHLWFPEFGTGALDDSYSSSASGKKAFYLLLDHESFQTERNRTPLSVLLQSLDYDETVCILGPARYPSPLEWSSLLAWVEEGGRLVISANPKHPQFQVEPLNLSVEYLDEVERENMPRVEKKEDDEDKEESDLSLLIKGEHDLIETQASTVFPDVPSLVWDTNARVTSATGQALVTAGETQQAVRLHHGLGTVVVSASSEIFSNQSMVDGGSVAAFRLIEAAGPPEYFVVDESLNASGTSKVVALLIDPTFRPLTIQLLITLLIFGWWRSNRFGPILSSHILPRHNIVSHTDNVGNLHYKKANGRALLFAYIKQLFSELNLRHFRGEEHRVLDPIARRLNEDPKQIKKFLKQAAQIAKSKKVNRHQMGELIRKLSKIRQAASPGKYQKK
- a CDS encoding DUF4129 domain-containing protein; translation: MTASRVRFQCKVSLILSLGIILLTPVFLAAQQENDYTDLSSPDQVMLKQDMQEILKRPEFRHLTRERELAQEADVDLDDWIKDPPPQSSYDTSAISGVAGLIFLYLSYAAVICACLLVLFLLVKAVTGFKLSREHNMKSDKTQLQGEMVLEEHVSPAELAAATYLERAQELARSGNYHQAIIQLLYGSMSFIERSGWIRFRKGLTYRDYMRAARPHGLAGESLRQMIRTYEPLGFGRRVATREHFESTLQHYAAAFQKET